One stretch of Rhinolophus ferrumequinum isolate MPI-CBG mRhiFer1 chromosome 3, mRhiFer1_v1.p, whole genome shotgun sequence DNA includes these proteins:
- the LOC117020043 gene encoding LOW QUALITY PROTEIN: 60S ribosomal protein L5-like (The sequence of the model RefSeq protein was modified relative to this genomic sequence to represent the inferred CDS: inserted 1 base in 1 codon; deleted 2 bases in 1 codon), with protein sequence MGFVKVVKNKAYFKRYQVKFRRRREGKTDYYVRRCLVIQDKNKYNTPKYRMIVRVTNKDIICQIXYAHIEGDMIVCAAYAHELPKDGLKVGLRNYATAYCTGLLLAHRLLNRFGMDKIYEGQVEVTGDEYNVEGIDGQPGAFTCYLDAGLASTTTGNKVFRALKGAVDGGLSIPHNTKWFPGYDSESKEFNAEVHQKHIMGRNVADYMHYLTEEDEDAYKKQFSQYTKNNVPPDMTNKEEMYKKAHGVIWENPVYEKKPKKEVKKKRWNRPKMSLAQKKDRVAQKKASFLRAQERAAES encoded by the exons ATGGGATTTGTTAAAGTTGTCAAGAATAAAGCCTATTTCAAGAGATACCAAGTGAAATTTAGAAGACGCCGTGAAGGTAAAACTGATTACTATGTCCGGAGATGCTTGGTAATCCAGGATAAAAATAAGTACAACACACCCAAATATAGGATGATCGTTCGGGTAACCAACAAAGACATCATTTGTCAGA GCTATGCCCATATAGAAGGAGATATGATAGTTTGTGCAGCTTATGCTCATGAACTCCCAAAGGATGGCTTGAAGGTTGGCCTGAGAAATTATGCTACAGCATATTGTACTGGCCTGCTGCTGGCCCACAGGCTTCTCAATAGGTTTGGCATGGACAAGATCTATGAAGGTCAAGTGGAGGTGACTGGAGATGAATACAATGTGGAAGGCATTGATGGTCAACCTGGTGCCTTTACCTGCTATTTGGATGCAGGGCTTGCCAGCACTACCACTGGAAATAAAGTTTTCAGGGCCCTGAAGGGAGCTGTGGACGGAGGCTTGTCTATTCCTCACAATACCAAATGGTTCCCTGGTTATGATTCAGAAAGCAAGGAATTCAACGCAGAAGTACATCAGAAACACATCATGGGCCGGAACGTTGCAGATTATATGCATTATCTAACGGAAGAAGATGAAGATGCTTACAAGAAACAATTCTCTCAATACACAAAGAACAACGTACCTCCAGACATGACAAACAAG GAGGAGATGTATAAGAAAGCTCATGGTGTTATATGGGAGAATCCAGTTTATGAGAAGAAGCctaagaaagaagttaaaaagaagaGGTGGAACCGTCCCAAAATGTCACTTGCCCAGAAGAAAGATCGGGTAGCGCAGAAGAAGGCAAGCTTCCTCAGAGCTCAGGAACGAGCTGCTGAGAGCTAA